A window of Scophthalmus maximus strain ysfricsl-2021 chromosome 4, ASM2237912v1, whole genome shotgun sequence genomic DNA:
TGACAGAACATATGATCATATGACAGAACATATGATCATATGACAGAACATATGATCGTATGACAGAACATATGATCGTATGACAGAACATATGAACGTATGACAGAACATATGAACGACAGACCATAGCTGTTCTCAAGATCTCATCTGACCCTTCatgaccttctcatggcctctCCTGTTCCACAGcttctgacttttcctctgacagttaCATATCTGTCCAGTTCGTTACATCTTGATATGTAACGTTAGTGTCATCTGACTTTTCTGATTCACACACTCCTCGCGcaggtgttttattttgaaacctcTCCGACGGGTTTTACGCACAGACTTTATGGTCCTGGACTTTGCGCGCGCCCTTTGGTCCGTGTGCGCCGCTATTAGCGCGTGTTTTACAGCAGCCGGGAGTCAAACATTATCTATTAATGTGTCGGGTGTAATATGAACACTTGTGGTTGACCTCACCCTGGCGTAGCAGCAGCTGatgagcagcagcggcagcaggtaTCCGACCAGCACGATGGTCACCCTGTAGCCGGCCCTGGAGGCGCCGGTCCACATCTCCCAGCAGAAGGTGCTGTTGGGGGCGGCGGGGTGGCGGGTGAGGACCTGGTGCTGCGCCACCGGCACCGAGCACAGCAGGGACGCCGTCCAGATGACGCACACCGCGGCCAGCGCGTTCCTGCGGCTCCGGACGCACGCGGACCTCTTGGAGTGCACCACGGCGACGTAGCGGTCCGCGGACATGGCGACCAGCGTGAAGATGCTGACCAACATGCAGACGCTGGAGAAGTAGTGTCCGACCTTGCACACGAAGCCTCCGAACACCCACTGCGGCAGCGAGTAGATGGTGGCCTGGAAGGggacgcagaggaggaggaagctgaggTCCGCCACGCTCAGGTTCAGGATGAAGATGTTGGTGGGGCTGCCGGAGCGCATCCCcactgcccctcctcctcctcctcctccgcacctCATCCTCCcgatcaccaccatcaccaggGAGTTGCCCACCAGCCCCACCACGAAGATCAGCCCGAACACCACCGGCACGACCACCGCCTCGGAcccggagccgccgccgccccccgcCGCCTCGGACCGGTTGGCCGGCGGCAGGTCAGCGGGGCCGGAGGACTCGTTccccggcggcagcagcagcagcatgttggaGCTCCAGCGCCTCCGAGCTGCGGCGTCAGAGAGGAAGCCCACGGAGGACCGAGTGAAAGAGCAGGACCAGGTCCATGATCTGGATCGAGCGCGTCCGGCAGCAGGGCGCACACTCCTGGACACACGACAGGTTACCGGAAGAGTCCTGTTGTCAGGGGCTGTCAAAGTAAAAGCACACGATTAATGATTAATGTGACACCATGACGATCcaaacaataaaatgacatcATCTCTCTTCTGATAGACACTCATGTTGCTTTAGGcactacagatacttcaggtagtacagatacttcaggtaaTACAgatactacagatacttcaggtactacagatacttcaggtactacagatacttcagatactacagatacttcaggtactacagatacttcaggtactacagatacttcaggtactacagatacttcagatactacagatacttcaggtactacagatacttcaggtactacagatacttcaggcACTACACATACTTCAGGTAGTACAgatactacagatacttcaggtactacagatacttcaggtactacagatacttcaggtactacACATACTTCAGGTAGTACAgatactacagatacttcaggtactacagatacttcaggtagtacagatacttcaggtactacagatacttcagatacttcaggtactacagatacttcaggtagtacagatactacagatacttcaggtactacagatacttcaggtagtacagatactacagatacttcaggtactacagatacttcaggtactacagatacttcaggtagtacagatactacagatacttcaggtactacagatacttcaggtactacagatactacagatacttcaggtactacagatacttcagatactacagatacttcaggtagtacagatacttcaggtaatacagatacttcaggtactacagatacttcaggtactacagatactacagatacttcaggtactacagatacttcagatactacagatacttcaggtagtacagatacttcaggtactacagatactacagatacttcaggtactacagatacttcaggtactacagatacttcaggtactacagatactacagatacttcaggtactacagatacttcagatactacagatacttcaggtagtacagatacttcaggtactacagatacttcaggtgctacagatacttcaggtagtacagatacttcaggtactacagatacttcaggtaatacagatacttcaggtactacagatacttcaggtactacagatactacagatacttcaggtactacagatacttcagatactacagatacttcaggtagtacagatacttcaggtactacagatactacagatacttcaggtgctacagatacttcaggtactacagatacttcaggtagtacagatacttcaggtgctacagatacttcaggtactacagatacttcaggtgcTACTGATACTTcaggtactacagatacttcaggtgctacagatacttcaggtgctacagatacttcaggtgctacagatacttcaggtagtacagatacttcaggtgctacagatacttcaggtagtacagatacttcaggtactacagatacttcaggtgctacagatacttcaggtagtacagatacttcaggttctacagatacttcaggtagtacagatacttcaggttCTACAGACACTTCAGGTagtacagatacttcaggtagtacagatacttcaggttctacagatacttcaggtagtacagatacttcaggtactacagatacttcaggtagtacagatacttcaggtagtacagatacttcagatactacagatacttcaggttctacagatacttcaggtactacagatacttcaggtagtacagatacttcaggtagtACAGATACTTCAGATACTACAGACACTTCAGGTtctacagatacttcaggtactacagatacttcaggtagtacagatacttcaggtagtACAGATACTTCAGTTACTGAActcattattgttattttagttACTACAACGTTGTATTTCCTTGAATTATTTCagttcccacatttcctttgGACACCACAGTTACTATAGTTACTACTACGTTAATTTCCTGTCTGATGATTTATCATAGATTTAATTATAACGTGGGCGTGTGTTTGTACCATAAGATAAGATTActtgcagagagagacaaggtcTCGTCCTTTaggtctctgttttttttatgaaaacgtCTCTGTCTTCTTTATTGAAATAACTTTCTTCTCTATGAAACGTTTCTGTCCTTTCAGAAAACGTCTCTGGCTTGTCAGAAGACATCGTGTCTGGAAACGTCTTCGGCTCCGGGAGGTAAATTTCTCATCAATCAAATTCTTATAACAGAATGTGAATAAAGTTTGCCTCTGGACGAGAACAGCTGTGCTCGCTGGGCTCCCGGTGAAGTCGGCAACGCGTTATCACAAgtttcagccaatcacagagcggCAGACCGGGGCGTGTGACCCCATGGGAACCAACATGTCGCCTCAGCGCTGATAACCAGCTGACGGCTGAGCTGGACAATCCGCCGgacgctctgattggctgaggccAGGCGGCGTTCGGACATAAAAGAGCGGCCTGCACGTCCAACACATCATCGTCCCCTCCTT
This region includes:
- the galr1b gene encoding galanin receptor type 1b, whose translation is MLLLLPPGNESSGPADLPPANRSEAAGGGGGSGSEAVVVPVVFGLIFVVGLVGNSLVMVVIGRMRCGGGGGGGAVGMRSGSPTNIFILNLSVADLSFLLLCVPFQATIYSLPQWVFGGFVCKVGHYFSSVCMLVSIFTLVAMSADRYVAVVHSKRSACVRSRRNALAAVCVIWTASLLCSVPVAQHQVLTRHPAAPNSTFCWEMWTGASRAGYRVTIVLVGYLLPLLLISCCYARVLYHLHKKMKNMSKKSECAKRKTAQTVLLVVAAFTICWMPHHIIAMWVEFGSFPLTDASFAFRIVSHCLSYGNSCVNPVLYAFLSENFRKACRQVFTCRFLFPPLPRDTASRVRLEIFSTSHV